A window of Desulfobotulus pelophilus contains these coding sequences:
- a CDS encoding 3-hydroxyacyl-CoA dehydrogenase/enoyl-CoA hydratase family protein: MSRKIRKAAVIGSGIMGGGIAALLAAAGADVYLYDIVPFDLKDEEKNDPAARNRIVEAGMKGALNARPALFYTKKDAARIKTCNLTDDFDKLGECDWICEVVVENLKIKQDLFARVEKVMKPGAIISSNTSGIPLAKISEGRSDAFKKNFLGTHFFNPVRYMHLLELIPGAETSQEVLDFMANFGEVSLGKGIVWAKDTPNFIGNRIGIQGIGVVMQKVVEDGITIAEADALFGSAMGRPRTAIFGTADLVGMDTMVHVADNSYSLCPDDEMRDTVAVPQYVKDMVASGKLGDKTKQGFYKKGKTPEGKRFKQQIDPKTGEYTDIEKPDFPCLAAAKAKDTLAEKIATVVWGEDKGAQFVWKCTASQLTYCANRIPEIADSLVEIDNAMKWGYGWEVGPFEAWDAIGVRKSVERMEKEGLLVSAKVKDMLAKGNETFYKMDSGKLFYYDFASATYKEVPANEAAISLAAIKADNKVVKTCPSASLIDIGDGVFCIEFHTKMNALNKEIIEFMGTSMDYVDENGVGVVIGNQAGGMPGAFSAGADLSFVSKLAHDKAYSEIESFLAMAHAGLQRATYSKFPVVAAPYGMTLGGGCETCLSADKIVAHADLFMGLVEIGVGLLPAGGGCLNLYKKMIDSLPGGTAKEVDLTKFFISSFMAIAMAKVSMSAEGAVANGHMHPWKDRIVLNRDLLIGEAKKEVLTMVSSGYRAPQQKKVRVVGVEGQGMVTAELYNMQSGGFLSEYDAFLAKRIAFVISGGNVKTGMEVSEDSILKLEREAFVDFCKEEKTVARIDHMLKTGKPLRN; this comes from the coding sequence ATGAGTAGAAAAATCAGAAAGGCCGCTGTTATCGGTTCCGGTATCATGGGTGGCGGTATCGCCGCTCTGCTGGCCGCAGCAGGAGCCGATGTTTACCTGTACGACATCGTTCCCTTTGACCTGAAGGACGAAGAAAAAAATGATCCTGCGGCGAGAAACCGCATTGTTGAAGCCGGTATGAAAGGTGCTCTCAACGCAAGACCTGCCCTTTTCTATACCAAAAAAGATGCTGCCCGCATCAAAACCTGCAACCTGACAGACGATTTCGACAAGCTCGGTGAGTGCGACTGGATCTGTGAAGTTGTTGTGGAAAATCTGAAGATCAAGCAGGATCTTTTTGCGCGTGTTGAAAAGGTGATGAAGCCCGGTGCCATTATCTCCTCCAACACCTCGGGTATTCCCCTTGCTAAAATTTCCGAAGGCCGTTCCGATGCATTCAAAAAGAACTTCCTTGGAACTCATTTCTTCAACCCCGTACGTTACATGCATCTCCTTGAGCTGATCCCCGGCGCCGAAACCAGCCAGGAAGTTCTTGACTTCATGGCTAATTTCGGTGAAGTGAGCTTGGGTAAAGGGATTGTATGGGCTAAAGATACCCCCAACTTTATCGGTAACCGTATCGGTATCCAGGGTATTGGCGTTGTTATGCAGAAGGTTGTTGAAGACGGCATCACCATTGCCGAAGCCGATGCGCTTTTCGGGTCGGCCATGGGACGTCCCAGAACCGCCATCTTCGGTACCGCCGACCTTGTCGGTATGGACACCATGGTGCATGTTGCGGATAACTCCTATAGCCTCTGCCCTGATGATGAAATGCGCGATACCGTTGCCGTTCCCCAATATGTTAAAGACATGGTGGCTTCCGGCAAACTCGGTGACAAAACCAAGCAGGGTTTCTATAAAAAAGGCAAAACCCCTGAAGGTAAGCGCTTCAAGCAGCAGATTGATCCCAAGACCGGTGAGTATACTGACATTGAAAAGCCTGACTTTCCCTGTCTTGCCGCTGCCAAAGCCAAAGATACCCTGGCTGAAAAAATCGCCACTGTTGTATGGGGCGAAGACAAAGGTGCTCAGTTTGTATGGAAGTGTACCGCTTCCCAGCTGACCTACTGCGCCAATCGCATTCCCGAAATTGCCGACAGCCTTGTTGAAATCGACAATGCCATGAAGTGGGGCTATGGCTGGGAAGTGGGTCCCTTTGAAGCATGGGATGCCATTGGAGTTCGCAAATCCGTAGAACGTATGGAAAAAGAAGGTCTGCTTGTATCCGCCAAAGTGAAGGACATGCTGGCCAAAGGCAATGAAACCTTCTACAAAATGGATTCCGGCAAGCTCTTCTACTATGACTTCGCTTCTGCCACCTATAAAGAAGTTCCTGCCAATGAAGCCGCCATCAGTCTGGCAGCCATCAAGGCAGACAATAAAGTTGTGAAAACCTGCCCCTCTGCCAGCCTGATCGACATCGGCGATGGCGTATTCTGCATTGAATTCCATACCAAGATGAATGCCCTGAACAAGGAAATCATCGAATTCATGGGTACGTCCATGGATTATGTGGATGAGAATGGTGTGGGTGTGGTTATCGGTAACCAGGCCGGTGGTATGCCCGGTGCATTCTCCGCAGGTGCCGACCTTTCCTTTGTTTCCAAGCTGGCCCACGACAAAGCCTACAGCGAGATCGAAAGTTTCCTCGCCATGGCCCATGCCGGTCTTCAGCGTGCCACCTACTCCAAGTTCCCCGTGGTTGCCGCTCCTTACGGTATGACCCTGGGTGGTGGCTGCGAAACCTGCCTCAGTGCGGATAAAATTGTTGCCCATGCCGACCTGTTCATGGGTCTGGTGGAAATCGGTGTTGGTCTGCTTCCCGCCGGTGGTGGCTGCCTCAATCTGTACAAGAAAATGATCGATTCCCTTCCCGGCGGTACGGCCAAAGAAGTGGATCTGACCAAATTCTTCATCAGCTCCTTCATGGCCATTGCCATGGCCAAGGTGTCCATGAGTGCGGAAGGTGCCGTTGCCAACGGTCATATGCATCCCTGGAAAGACCGCATTGTTCTGAACCGCGATCTTCTCATTGGTGAAGCCAAAAAAGAAGTTCTCACCATGGTTTCTTCCGGATACAGAGCGCCTCAGCAGAAAAAAGTCCGTGTTGTGGGTGTGGAAGGTCAGGGCATGGTTACGGCTGAGCTGTACAACATGCAAAGTGGTGGTTTCCTCAGTGAATACGATGCCTTCCTTGCCAAGCGCATTGCCTTTGTTATCTCCGGCGGTAATGTAAAAACCGGTATGGAAGTCAGCGAAGACAGCATTCTCAAGCTGGAGAGAGAAGCTTTTGTTGATTTCTGCAAGGAAGAAAAAACCGTTGCCCGTATCGATCATATGTTGAAAACCGGCAAGCCCCTTCGCAACTAA
- a CDS encoding thiolase family protein has protein sequence MRDAYIVSSVRTPGCKNRRGAFRETRPENLLSHIMKSCVEKAGVDPKEIDDCMIGCSFPEGEQGINIGRIAARMAGFPNEVSGATVNRFCSSGLEAIALASLRVGAGWSEMTMGGGIESMTYVPMGGNCPRPHPDFAKTNPEAYISMGVTAENVAEWYKVSRQEMDEFAAQTHAKAAAAQKAGYFTEIVPTPATYYVPQADGSFKIETKMITDDDGVREGTTAEGIARLGSPFKAGGIVTAANSSQTTDGAAATLIASKEACDRLGLKPIAKMIGYAVAGCRSEEMGVGPKYAIPKVLEQVGLKLEDIDLFEINEAFASQAIYCCKELGMWGTPMMDKVNVCGGAIALGHPLGCTGAKLTATLVAQLQRTGGKYGIVSMCIGGGMGAAGVFEMV, from the coding sequence ATGAGAGATGCATATATCGTTTCGTCCGTGCGGACTCCTGGCTGTAAGAACCGTCGGGGTGCTTTCCGCGAAACCCGTCCTGAGAATCTGCTTTCCCATATTATGAAGTCCTGTGTGGAAAAAGCAGGTGTTGATCCCAAGGAAATTGATGACTGCATGATCGGCTGCTCCTTCCCCGAAGGTGAGCAGGGTATCAATATTGGTCGTATTGCCGCCCGTATGGCCGGTTTCCCCAACGAAGTTTCCGGAGCCACGGTTAACCGGTTCTGCTCTTCCGGTCTGGAAGCCATTGCTCTGGCCTCCCTGCGTGTTGGTGCGGGCTGGTCCGAAATGACCATGGGTGGTGGTATCGAGTCCATGACCTATGTTCCCATGGGTGGCAACTGCCCCCGCCCTCATCCTGATTTTGCCAAGACCAACCCGGAAGCCTATATCTCCATGGGTGTAACCGCAGAGAACGTGGCTGAGTGGTATAAGGTTAGCCGTCAGGAAATGGATGAGTTTGCAGCCCAGACCCATGCCAAAGCGGCTGCGGCTCAGAAAGCAGGTTATTTTACGGAAATTGTTCCCACGCCTGCTACCTACTATGTGCCCCAGGCTGACGGAAGCTTTAAAATTGAAACTAAGATGATCACCGACGATGACGGTGTGCGCGAAGGTACCACCGCTGAAGGCATTGCCCGTCTGGGCTCTCCTTTCAAGGCCGGTGGTATTGTTACCGCAGCCAACTCTTCCCAGACCACCGATGGTGCGGCTGCAACGCTGATCGCATCTAAGGAAGCCTGTGACCGTCTCGGCCTGAAGCCCATTGCCAAGATGATCGGTTATGCTGTGGCCGGTTGCAGATCTGAAGAAATGGGTGTTGGTCCCAAATATGCCATTCCCAAGGTTCTGGAGCAGGTGGGTCTGAAACTGGAAGATATTGATCTGTTCGAGATCAACGAAGCCTTCGCTTCTCAGGCTATTTACTGCTGTAAAGAACTGGGCATGTGGGGAACTCCCATGATGGATAAAGTGAACGTATGCGGTGGTGCCATTGCTCTGGGACATCCTCTGGGCTGCACCGGTGCTAAACTGACCGCAACCTTGGTAGCACAGCTGCAGCGTACCGGTGGTAAATACGGTATCGTCTCCATGTGCATTGGTGGTGGCATGGGTGCTGCGGGTGTATTTGAAATGGTATAG
- a CDS encoding tetratricopeptide repeat protein, translating to MCVLASAFLTGCAGQQAARINESRAIRDLGEAYLLQGSYSRALQEFLKAEKMNPSDPYLQNNLGLTYLALERPETAIPYFKKASELRSDYAQPLNNLASAYMATGKWHEAINVLVPLTEDLLYATPHYALSNLGWAHYNLKEYDIALRYYTRALRHEPRHPPALRGQAMVFLQTGRTDEALRSADRLTDLVPQNAAAWLLKGEILEKMQRTEAARSSYTRAQITGADTDYEDMAEAALKRLP from the coding sequence ATGTGTGTGCTTGCCTCCGCCTTCCTTACCGGATGCGCGGGGCAACAGGCTGCCCGCATCAATGAATCCAGAGCCATAAGAGATTTGGGTGAAGCCTACCTGCTTCAGGGGTCCTATTCGAGGGCACTGCAGGAATTCCTGAAGGCGGAAAAAATGAACCCCTCTGATCCCTATCTGCAAAACAATCTCGGGCTTACCTACCTCGCTCTGGAAAGGCCGGAAACAGCTATCCCCTACTTCAAAAAAGCATCGGAGCTGCGTTCAGACTACGCCCAGCCCCTGAACAACCTTGCGTCCGCCTACATGGCCACAGGTAAATGGCATGAAGCCATTAATGTTCTTGTGCCCCTGACCGAAGACCTTCTCTACGCAACACCCCACTATGCTTTATCCAATCTTGGCTGGGCGCATTACAACCTCAAGGAGTATGATATTGCCCTGCGCTACTACACCCGTGCCCTACGCCATGAGCCCCGCCATCCCCCGGCACTCAGGGGGCAGGCCATGGTTTTTCTCCAGACAGGCAGAACCGACGAAGCCCTGCGATCCGCAGACCGGCTGACGGACCTTGTGCCGCAAAACGCTGCCGCCTGGCTCCTTAAAGGAGAAATACTGGAAAAAATGCAGCGCACAGAAGCCGCCAGAAGTTCCTATACCCGGGCACAGATTACCGGTGCGGATACGGATTATGAGGACATGGCCGAGGCTGCGCTGAAACGACTGCCGTAG
- the thrC gene encoding threonine synthase, with translation MTPEKFPEHIRDHIIPTPSGEMCYRCLGCTETFGIDKLLYTCPACGEVLLLQDMEQNRLKGLSGQTWREILDYRRMLKIPALKGIYRFHEFIGPVIPLESILYLGEGHTPIVQANETLQEIVGMPFYYKNDGQNPSASFKDRGMASALSYIRYLVTSGKVDNVLAVCASTGDTSAAAALYASYLQPLVKSAVLLPHGKVTPQQLSQPLGNGAAVFEIPGVFDDCMKVVEALSEKYNVALLNSKNAWRILGQESYSYEIAQDLEFDMKNKVVVVPIGNAGNITAVMAGFLKFLDAGIITELPKILGVQSHHANPVYQYYSEPDAKKRRFVPMTVKPSVAQAAMIGNPVSMPRVISLVNQYNKKADCQKVFFVSVPEQEIMDCQLMANRNGHIACTHGGETLAGLIRARKEGLVHSDETAIIDSTAHALKFSGFQEMYFEDRLPEEYEVKPQKSLQNKPVFIRPEGLKEVPAPGMPLTGTAFREFVCQTADAIANNLHLSLRDQ, from the coding sequence GTGACTCCCGAAAAGTTTCCCGAACACATTCGTGACCATATCATCCCCACGCCTTCCGGAGAAATGTGCTACCGCTGTCTTGGATGCACCGAAACCTTTGGCATTGACAAGCTTCTCTATACCTGCCCTGCCTGCGGAGAGGTTCTTTTACTGCAGGACATGGAACAAAACAGATTGAAAGGACTTTCCGGCCAGACCTGGCGGGAAATTCTGGACTACCGGCGCATGCTGAAAATTCCGGCTCTCAAAGGAATTTACCGGTTTCATGAGTTCATTGGTCCTGTCATTCCCCTGGAATCCATACTCTATCTGGGAGAGGGACACACACCCATTGTCCAAGCCAATGAAACACTTCAGGAAATTGTGGGAATGCCTTTTTATTATAAAAACGACGGGCAGAATCCCAGCGCTTCCTTCAAAGACCGGGGCATGGCCAGTGCTCTTTCCTATATCCGTTACCTGGTCACAAGCGGCAAGGTAGACAATGTACTGGCGGTCTGCGCCTCCACCGGAGATACCAGTGCAGCCGCAGCTCTTTATGCCAGCTATCTCCAGCCCCTTGTCAAATCGGCCGTTCTGCTGCCCCATGGTAAGGTGACACCCCAGCAGCTTTCCCAACCCCTTGGCAATGGAGCCGCCGTTTTTGAAATCCCCGGCGTTTTTGATGACTGCATGAAAGTAGTGGAAGCACTGTCGGAAAAATACAACGTGGCTCTTTTAAACTCGAAAAATGCCTGGCGCATTCTGGGGCAGGAGTCTTACTCATACGAAATAGCCCAAGACCTTGAATTTGACATGAAAAACAAGGTTGTGGTGGTACCCATCGGCAATGCAGGCAATATCACCGCTGTCATGGCTGGATTTTTAAAATTCCTGGACGCGGGCATTATCACTGAGCTGCCAAAAATTCTGGGGGTTCAGTCCCATCATGCCAACCCGGTTTACCAGTATTACAGTGAACCGGACGCCAAAAAACGACGCTTTGTCCCCATGACTGTCAAGCCCAGCGTGGCGCAGGCCGCCATGATCGGAAATCCCGTTTCCATGCCAAGGGTTATTTCCCTTGTCAACCAGTACAATAAGAAGGCAGACTGTCAGAAAGTTTTCTTTGTTTCCGTTCCCGAACAGGAAATTATGGATTGCCAGCTCATGGCCAACCGCAATGGCCATATTGCCTGTACCCATGGTGGCGAAACCCTTGCCGGTTTGATCCGAGCCAGAAAAGAAGGCCTTGTCCACAGCGACGAAACAGCCATCATTGATTCCACTGCCCACGCTCTTAAATTTTCCGGTTTTCAGGAAATGTATTTTGAAGACCGTTTACCCGAAGAATACGAGGTAAAACCCCAAAAAAGCCTGCAGAATAAGCCTGTCTTCATACGTCCGGAAGGCCTGAAGGAAGTTCCCGCACCGGGCATGCCGCTCACAGGTACGGCATTCAGGGAATTTGTCTGCCAGACAGCGGACGCCATTGCAAATAATTTGCATCTTTCCCTGAGAGATCAGTAA
- the serS gene encoding serine--tRNA ligase: MLEIKFVRQNLSEVRSALAKRGAEKTLDSFTHTEEERRSILGKLEALRHERNSVSEEIARLKKNGEDGQDKILSMRETSATIKELEKDLTLCEENLHNILMAIPNLPHPSVPEGKDENDNLLVKTHGTPFSFPFLPKAHWDIGEQLGILDFERAARITGSRFALYLGAGSRMERALINFMLDTHTEKHGYTEIIPPLLVNRQSMTGTGQLPKFEEDLFHLDGADYFLIPTAEVPVTNIHRDEILSEEDLPLYYTAYTPCFRSEAGSYGKDTRGLIRLHQFNKVELVKFCLPEHSWNELETLLEQAETILKRLELPYRVVTLCTGDLGFSSAKTYDIEVWMPGQNAYREISSCSNFEDFQSRRARIRFKRKGKKGTELVHTLNGSGLAVGRTFAAILENYQEADGSVRIPEVLQPYMGGMQKIETT, translated from the coding sequence ATGCTGGAAATCAAGTTTGTACGCCAAAATTTGTCTGAAGTCCGCTCCGCCCTTGCCAAACGGGGGGCAGAAAAAACGCTGGATTCCTTTACCCATACCGAAGAAGAACGCCGCAGCATCCTGGGAAAACTGGAAGCACTGCGCCATGAGCGCAACAGTGTTTCTGAAGAAATTGCACGCCTGAAAAAAAATGGGGAAGATGGACAGGATAAAATCCTGTCCATGAGAGAAACCTCTGCAACCATCAAAGAACTGGAAAAAGATCTTACCCTATGTGAGGAAAACCTTCACAACATTCTCATGGCCATACCCAATCTTCCCCACCCTTCCGTACCAGAAGGAAAGGATGAAAATGACAATCTTCTGGTAAAAACCCACGGAACGCCATTCTCCTTCCCTTTTTTGCCAAAAGCACACTGGGACATCGGAGAGCAGCTGGGAATTCTTGATTTTGAAAGGGCTGCACGTATTACAGGATCCAGATTCGCGCTCTATCTGGGAGCCGGAAGCCGCATGGAACGGGCACTGATCAACTTCATGCTGGATACTCACACGGAAAAACACGGCTACACCGAAATCATCCCTCCCCTTCTGGTAAACCGCCAGTCCATGACCGGTACAGGGCAGCTACCCAAATTTGAGGAAGACCTCTTCCACCTGGATGGTGCGGATTACTTCCTGATACCCACAGCGGAAGTTCCCGTAACCAACATTCACAGAGATGAAATTCTCTCTGAAGAAGATCTCCCCCTGTACTATACCGCCTACACTCCCTGCTTCCGTTCCGAAGCCGGCTCCTACGGCAAAGATACGAGGGGGCTGATACGCCTTCACCAGTTCAATAAAGTTGAACTGGTGAAATTCTGCCTGCCGGAACACTCATGGAATGAACTGGAAACCCTGCTTGAGCAGGCAGAGACCATCCTCAAACGACTGGAGCTTCCCTACCGGGTTGTGACTCTGTGCACAGGCGACCTTGGCTTTTCATCGGCCAAAACCTATGACATCGAAGTATGGATGCCCGGCCAGAATGCCTACAGGGAAATTTCCTCCTGCAGCAACTTTGAGGACTTTCAGTCCCGAAGGGCCCGTATCCGCTTTAAACGCAAAGGCAAAAAAGGAACGGAACTTGTCCATACCCTGAATGGTTCCGGCCTTGCCGTAGGCCGGACCTTTGCCGCTATTCTGGAAAATTATCAGGAAGCCGACGGCAGTGTCCGTATTCCCGAAGTTCTGCAGCCCTACATGGGAGGCATGCAAAAAATTGAAACAACATAA